In Zalophus californianus isolate mZalCal1 chromosome 17, mZalCal1.pri.v2, whole genome shotgun sequence, one DNA window encodes the following:
- the SDHAF1 gene encoding succinate dehydrogenase assembly factor 1, mitochondrial has protein sequence MSRPSRLQRQVLSLYRELLRAGRGKPGAEARVRAEFRQHACLPRSDVLRIEYLYRRGRRQLQLLRSGHATAMGAFVRPRGPTEESSGAGALGTQPDSGARPRNPLGIMESPETPPDGR, from the coding sequence ATGAGCCGGCCCAGCCGGCTGCAGAGGCAAGTTTTGAGCTTGTACCGCGAGCTGCTGCGCGCCGGGCGCGGGAAGCCGGGCGCCGAGGCGCGGGTGCGGGCCGAGTTCCGGCAGCACGCCTGCTTGCCACGCTCCGACGTGCTGCGTATCGAGTACCTGTACCGCCGCGGGCGGCGCCAGCTGCAGCTGCTACGCTCCGGCCACGCCACGGCCATGGGTGCGTTCGTGCGCCCGCGGGGTCCAACCGAGGAGTCCAGCGGCGCCGGGGCTCTAGGGACCCAGCCTGACAGTGGTGCTCGTCCGAGGAACCCCCTCGGCATCATGGAGTCACCAGAGACCCCTCCCGATGGGCGATGA